From a region of the Streptomyces sp. NBC_00193 genome:
- a CDS encoding cupin domain-containing protein, whose amino-acid sequence MSKTETETGTKTEATTERKVVNRDEVEPVCWFGEEGRFLLRKEDTGGLYSFYQITTQPGSGPPLHVHETADEAFFVNKGTYEFEVGGVTETITAGTVIYGPRGVPHRFLNVGDEPGQLLVIATPGGVENFFIGLSELVSGGAPDWSKMQELANANQMRGFTPPPGARGDVGGPPAGVRRGAGGPPAAHGVRG is encoded by the coding sequence ATGTCGAAGACCGAGACCGAGACCGGGACCAAGACCGAGGCCACGACCGAACGGAAGGTCGTCAACCGGGACGAGGTGGAGCCCGTCTGCTGGTTCGGCGAGGAGGGCCGGTTCCTGCTGCGCAAGGAGGACACCGGCGGGCTCTACAGCTTCTACCAGATCACCACCCAGCCGGGCAGCGGTCCGCCGCTGCACGTCCACGAGACCGCCGACGAGGCGTTCTTCGTCAACAAGGGCACCTACGAGTTCGAGGTCGGCGGGGTCACCGAGACCATCACCGCGGGCACCGTGATCTACGGGCCCCGCGGGGTTCCGCACCGTTTCCTCAACGTCGGTGACGAGCCCGGCCAGTTGCTGGTCATCGCGACCCCCGGCGGCGTCGAGAACTTCTTCATCGGCCTGTCCGAGCTCGTCTCGGGCGGGGCTCCGGACTGGAGCAAGATGCAGGAGCTCGCCAACGCGAACCAGATGCGCGGGTTCACTCCGCCGCCCGGTGCCCGCGGTGACGTGGGCGGCCCGCCGGCCGGTGTCCGCCGCGGCGCCGGCGGTCCGCCCGCCGCGCACGGCGTACGGGGCTGA
- a CDS encoding SRPBCC family protein has product MRPAGARTENHIVIDAPFDLVWDVTNDVAGWPDLFSEYASAEILEQHGDTVRFRLALHPEPDGKVWSWVSERVMDRANGTVTARRVETGPFAFMNIHWSYRETDAGVEMRWVQEFHMKPQAPLDDAGMTERINTNSKIQLALIKERLEAKARPAAADRAGAGPAVAR; this is encoded by the coding sequence CTGCGGCCGGCCGGGGCCCGTACCGAGAACCACATCGTCATCGACGCCCCGTTCGACCTCGTGTGGGACGTGACCAACGACGTGGCCGGCTGGCCCGACCTGTTCAGCGAGTACGCCTCCGCCGAGATCCTGGAGCAGCACGGCGACACCGTGCGCTTCCGTCTGGCCCTCCACCCGGAGCCCGACGGGAAGGTCTGGAGCTGGGTCTCCGAGCGGGTCATGGACCGTGCGAACGGGACCGTCACGGCGCGCCGCGTCGAGACCGGCCCCTTCGCGTTCATGAACATCCACTGGTCGTACCGGGAGACGGACGCCGGTGTGGAGATGCGCTGGGTGCAGGAGTTCCACATGAAGCCGCAGGCGCCCCTCGACGACGCCGGCATGACCGAACGCATCAACACCAACTCGAAGATCCAGCTCGCGCTCATCAAGGAGCGGCTGGAAGCGAAGGCGCGGCCGGCAGCGGCCGACCGCGCCGGCGCGGGGCCGGCGGTGGCCCGATGA
- a CDS encoding SDR family oxidoreductase yields MRRFPYASAMVTGASSGIGEGFARLLAREGVDLVLVARRGDRLKQLAAELESAHGVNVEVMQLDLTDEGQVASAEQRLAEADRPVELLVNNAGSSGSGYFAELPVERELHTAVLNAVVPLRLSHACLPGMIARGAGGIVNVSSLVAVLPKPRSATYAASKAFLSSFSESLSMEVARHGVNITTVHTGLTRSGFHEAAGVPTSALPDIKWLTSEQVARAGLDAVAAGRASTVPGLAYRIRLPLMRAAPRSVVRAITRRVHEKPRT; encoded by the coding sequence ATGCGGCGATTTCCGTACGCCTCGGCGATGGTGACCGGGGCGTCGAGCGGGATCGGTGAGGGGTTCGCCCGCCTGCTCGCCCGGGAGGGAGTGGACCTCGTGCTGGTCGCGAGGCGGGGCGACCGGCTCAAACAGCTCGCCGCCGAGCTGGAGTCCGCCCACGGGGTGAACGTGGAGGTGATGCAGCTCGACCTCACCGACGAGGGCCAGGTCGCGTCGGCCGAGCAACGGCTCGCCGAGGCCGACCGGCCCGTGGAGCTGCTGGTGAACAACGCCGGTTCGAGCGGCTCCGGTTACTTCGCGGAGCTGCCGGTGGAGCGTGAGCTGCACACCGCGGTCCTCAACGCCGTCGTGCCCCTGAGGCTGTCCCACGCCTGCCTGCCCGGCATGATCGCCCGCGGCGCCGGCGGCATCGTGAACGTCTCCTCCCTCGTCGCGGTCCTGCCCAAGCCCCGGTCCGCGACCTACGCCGCCTCCAAGGCCTTCCTGTCCTCGTTCAGCGAGAGCCTGTCCATGGAGGTCGCCCGCCACGGGGTCAACATCACCACCGTGCACACCGGTCTGACCCGCTCCGGGTTCCACGAGGCGGCCGGCGTGCCCACCTCGGCCCTGCCCGACATCAAGTGGCTGACGTCCGAGCAGGTCGCCCGCGCCGGCCTGGACGCGGTGGCGGCAGGACGGGCGTCCACGGTGCCGGGCCTGGCGTACCGCATCAGGCTGCCCCTGATGCGGGCGGCGCCGCGCTCCGTGGTCCGGGCCATCACCCGGCGGGTCCACGAGAAGCCGCGGACCTGA
- a CDS encoding SDR family NAD(P)-dependent oxidoreductase, producing MNPADEQSHDGSSAPEFAGRVALVTGAGRGIGAATARILAARGARVAVNYHKSADRAQELVDAIRRRGGEAVALQGDVTDPGQVAALVAGVRAELGPVDVLVLNAAGLDAHEARIAPATELAWEDLEHVVTRQLKALFLTAHAVLPDMIARGAGSVVAVGAALARRPAPRFLPLSVAKAGVEAAVRTLALEAGPHGVRVNAVEPNLTLTELARHIPEEARRAAAERSALRRNGTPEDIAEIIAFLASERASYLTGSCLVADGGTALA from the coding sequence GTGAACCCCGCAGACGAGCAGAGCCACGACGGGTCCTCCGCACCGGAGTTCGCGGGCCGCGTCGCGCTGGTGACCGGCGCGGGCCGGGGCATCGGCGCGGCCACCGCGCGGATCCTGGCCGCCCGCGGCGCCCGCGTGGCGGTCAACTACCACAAGAGCGCGGACCGGGCCCAGGAGCTCGTGGACGCGATCCGGCGCCGCGGCGGAGAGGCGGTGGCGCTCCAGGGCGATGTCACCGATCCCGGCCAGGTGGCCGCGCTGGTCGCCGGCGTACGGGCCGAACTGGGCCCGGTCGACGTCCTGGTGCTCAACGCAGCCGGTCTCGATGCCCACGAGGCGCGCATCGCCCCCGCGACCGAGCTGGCCTGGGAGGACCTGGAGCACGTGGTCACCCGGCAGCTCAAGGCGCTGTTCCTGACCGCGCACGCGGTCCTTCCCGACATGATCGCCCGGGGCGCGGGCTCCGTGGTGGCGGTGGGGGCGGCGCTCGCCCGCCGGCCCGCGCCGCGCTTCCTGCCACTGTCCGTGGCCAAGGCCGGGGTGGAGGCCGCCGTACGCACGCTGGCGCTGGAGGCGGGCCCGCACGGGGTGCGGGTCAATGCGGTGGAGCCCAACCTCACCCTCACCGAACTCGCCCGGCACATCCCGGAGGAAGCCCGCCGGGCCGCCGCCGAGCGCTCCGCGCTGCGGCGCAACGGAACCCCCGAGGACATCGCCGAGATCATCGCGTTCCTCGCCTCCGAGCGCGCCTCGTACCTCACGGGCAGCTGCCTGGTCGCTGACGGCGGCACGGCCCTGGCCTGA
- a CDS encoding ketosynthase chain-length factor — protein MPDTTTAARRAVVTGISAVAPGGLGAKAFWDAALEGRSELGPVTHFEADGFPVRVVGEVFGDVTLPGVDPRLAVQTDRWSQFALLAAEEALADAGVRPEAFSPYALGVITASSSGGNAFGQREIAALWSKGPRHVGPYQSIAWFYAATTGQLSIRHGMKGPCGVTVAEQAGGLDAIGQARRALLHGDAKVVLTGGTEAPLSPYALTCQITSGRLSGSDDPERAYLPFDAAACGHVPGEGGAILVMEDEDSARERGADAPYGEIAGYAATFDPAPGTSAGGGPTALRRAVRTALADARVRPEDIDVVFADAAGTPELDRAEARCLAEVFGPYGVPVTAPKARYGRLYAGGAPLDVVTALLSLREQVIPPGGPGGAADPAHRIDLVAEPREARLRTALVLARGYGGFNSALVVRTVTP, from the coding sequence ATGCCTGACACCACGACAGCCGCCCGCCGGGCGGTCGTCACCGGCATCTCCGCGGTGGCGCCGGGCGGCCTGGGGGCGAAGGCCTTCTGGGACGCGGCGCTGGAAGGGCGCAGCGAGCTCGGCCCCGTGACGCACTTCGAGGCCGACGGTTTCCCGGTCCGGGTGGTCGGCGAGGTGTTCGGCGACGTCACCCTGCCCGGGGTCGACCCCCGGCTGGCCGTACAGACCGACCGGTGGAGCCAGTTCGCGCTACTGGCGGCCGAGGAGGCGCTGGCCGACGCGGGGGTGCGGCCCGAGGCCTTCTCCCCGTACGCCCTGGGGGTCATCACGGCCTCCTCCTCCGGCGGGAACGCCTTCGGGCAGCGGGAGATCGCGGCCCTGTGGTCCAAGGGGCCCCGGCACGTGGGCCCGTACCAGTCGATCGCCTGGTTCTACGCCGCCACGACCGGTCAGCTCTCCATCCGGCACGGCATGAAGGGGCCCTGCGGGGTCACCGTCGCCGAGCAGGCCGGCGGTCTGGACGCGATCGGGCAGGCCCGCCGCGCCCTGCTGCACGGCGATGCCAAGGTCGTCCTCACCGGCGGCACCGAGGCGCCGCTGAGCCCGTACGCCCTGACCTGCCAGATCACCTCCGGCCGGCTGAGCGGCAGCGACGACCCCGAGCGCGCCTACCTGCCGTTCGACGCGGCCGCGTGCGGGCACGTGCCGGGCGAGGGCGGCGCGATCCTCGTCATGGAGGACGAGGACAGCGCCCGCGAACGCGGCGCCGACGCCCCCTACGGCGAGATCGCCGGGTACGCGGCCACCTTCGACCCGGCGCCCGGCACCTCGGCGGGCGGCGGCCCCACCGCGCTGCGCCGGGCCGTCCGGACGGCCCTCGCGGACGCCCGCGTCCGGCCGGAGGACATCGACGTGGTCTTCGCCGACGCGGCGGGCACGCCCGAGCTGGACCGTGCGGAAGCACGCTGCCTCGCCGAGGTGTTCGGGCCCTACGGGGTGCCGGTCACGGCCCCCAAGGCGCGCTACGGGCGGCTGTACGCGGGCGGTGCGCCGCTCGACGTGGTCACCGCCCTGCTCTCCCTGCGCGAGCAGGTCATCCCGCCCGGCGGACCGGGCGGCGCCGCGGACCCCGCCCACCGGATCGACCTCGTCGCGGAACCCCGGGAGGCGCGCCTGCGCACCGCCCTGGTGCTCGCCCGCGGCTACGGCGGCTTCAACTCCGCACTCGTCGTACGGACGGTCACCCCGTGA
- a CDS encoding SDR family NAD(P)-dependent oxidoreductase: MSADGSDFKGKHVLVTGGARGIGRATVLALAARGAAVTACYVNESERVESLRAELDELGARGTLVRADISDHEEAARLAAGAHERFGAVDAVVNNAGVISHHPLRDLPPAEWQRVLDTNLTGMYHVIRGVLPYVAETASIVNISSAVAHHGMPGAAHYVASKAGVMGLTRALAKELGPQGIRVNCIASGLIETDQMKAVTAEGKARYEQMISLGRLGRPEEIADVVLFLASHAARYVTGATLDVDGGI, translated from the coding sequence ATGAGCGCCGACGGCTCCGACTTCAAGGGCAAGCACGTCCTGGTCACCGGCGGCGCCCGGGGCATCGGACGGGCCACGGTTCTCGCCCTGGCCGCCCGCGGCGCCGCGGTGACGGCCTGCTACGTCAACGAGAGCGAGCGGGTCGAGTCCCTGCGGGCCGAACTGGACGAACTGGGGGCCCGGGGCACCCTGGTGCGGGCCGACATCTCCGACCACGAGGAAGCCGCGCGGCTGGCCGCCGGGGCGCACGAGCGGTTCGGGGCCGTCGACGCCGTCGTGAACAACGCCGGTGTGATCAGCCACCACCCCCTGCGGGACCTGCCGCCCGCCGAGTGGCAGCGGGTCCTCGACACCAATCTGACCGGTATGTACCACGTGATCCGCGGGGTGCTGCCGTACGTCGCCGAGACCGCCTCCATCGTCAACATCAGCTCCGCCGTGGCCCACCACGGCATGCCCGGCGCCGCCCACTACGTGGCCTCCAAGGCCGGGGTGATGGGCCTGACCAGGGCGCTGGCCAAGGAGTTGGGCCCGCAGGGGATCCGCGTCAACTGCATCGCCTCCGGGCTGATCGAGACCGACCAGATGAAGGCCGTCACGGCCGAGGGGAAGGCCCGCTACGAGCAGATGATCTCGCTGGGCCGGCTCGGCCGCCCGGAGGAGATCGCCGACGTGGTGCTGTTCCTCGCCTCGCACGCGGCCCGCTACGTCACCGGGGCCACGCTCGATGTCGACGGCGGCATCTGA
- a CDS encoding acyltransferase: MTSSAHRRDVAPVARQAPGEGPAARLDSLTGLRWIAAFAVFLSHVSTLLPLPGAKAVFGLGSSGVTFFFVLSGFVLTWTYMAGDRVGPFYGRRFARIWPLLAVGVAVPLFLQLPDARPGQSDTLVLMALSAVLLYQAWMPSYILSSTNPVTWSLACEAFFYAIFPFVAKYTVRRSLRWLGWAAVALVAVGWGIKLYLWDAYPPQARPAFTGMDGLIFGTYSPIARVWEFLLGMVAAAAVRKGWRSPVGVRSATALLAAGFFGLWLLRHETWRLYVLFDALGQVSAPLFALVVVAVAQRDLAGGASWLRARPMVALGEWSYAFYLLHFTVLFEISSAVFDKKSIIEFYMRPVQPSWSNAGWALLALFVTLAVCALLYQFYERPVERLLRHRIGRRTAPVPAPRTEPAAAAARSPRAESSSTTRE, from the coding sequence ATGACGTCCTCCGCTCACAGACGCGATGTTGCGCCCGTCGCGCGCCAAGCGCCCGGAGAGGGACCGGCCGCCCGGCTGGACTCCCTCACCGGACTGCGCTGGATCGCCGCCTTCGCCGTCTTCCTCTCGCACGTCAGCACCTTGCTGCCGCTCCCCGGTGCCAAGGCCGTGTTCGGCCTGGGCTCCTCCGGAGTGACGTTCTTCTTCGTGCTCTCGGGCTTCGTCCTCACCTGGACGTACATGGCCGGCGACCGGGTCGGCCCGTTCTACGGGCGCAGGTTCGCCCGCATCTGGCCGCTGCTGGCCGTCGGGGTCGCGGTCCCGCTCTTCCTCCAGCTTCCCGATGCGCGGCCGGGCCAGTCCGACACCCTGGTCCTGATGGCGCTCTCCGCCGTCCTGCTCTACCAGGCCTGGATGCCCAGTTACATCCTGAGCAGCACGAACCCGGTCACCTGGTCACTGGCCTGCGAGGCCTTCTTCTACGCGATCTTCCCCTTCGTGGCGAAGTACACGGTCCGCCGCTCGCTGCGCTGGCTCGGCTGGGCGGCCGTCGCCCTCGTGGCGGTGGGCTGGGGGATCAAGCTGTACCTCTGGGACGCCTATCCGCCCCAGGCGCGCCCCGCGTTCACCGGCATGGACGGCCTGATCTTCGGCACCTACTCGCCCATCGCCCGGGTCTGGGAGTTCCTCCTCGGCATGGTCGCGGCGGCCGCTGTCCGCAAGGGCTGGCGCTCCCCCGTCGGGGTCCGGTCGGCCACCGCGCTGCTCGCCGCCGGCTTCTTCGGGCTGTGGCTGCTGCGCCACGAGACCTGGCGGCTGTACGTCCTCTTCGACGCCCTCGGCCAGGTGTCCGCCCCGCTGTTCGCGCTCGTGGTCGTCGCGGTGGCCCAGCGGGACCTCGCGGGAGGCGCCTCCTGGCTGCGGGCGAGGCCGATGGTGGCCCTCGGCGAATGGTCGTACGCCTTCTACCTTCTGCACTTCACCGTGCTCTTCGAGATCTCGTCGGCGGTATTCGACAAGAAGAGCATCATCGAATTCTATATGCGGCCCGTCCAGCCGAGCTGGTCGAATGCGGGCTGGGCACTTCTCGCCCTTTTCGTCACCCTGGCCGTCTGCGCCCTTCTCTACCAGTTCTACGAGCGCCCGGTGGAACGCCTGCTGCGCCACCGGATAGGGCGGCGCACCGCACCCGTGCCGGCGCCGCGCACCGAGCCGGCGGCCGCTGCCGCGCGGAGCCCGCGCGCCGAAAGCAGCTCCACCACCAGGGAATGA
- a CDS encoding FAD-dependent monooxygenase — MATIRKALVIGAGIGGLTTAAGLLRQGIDVEVFEARPTPGRLLTGGGFMLWHNAVLSLRRLGLDEAVVSGAVRMRFHEFRSDSGRRLARWHLDGPTERAGAPALALRRSELHTVLTGAVGEHRIRLGSRFTGYTQDADGVTARFEDGSSARGDVLIGADGLRSTVRAAMRGGFEPPPRYAGYTAWQAITRLPGESVVPTGTFFNLWGKGGLRFLYCRLNENEVYWDAITSDRAAAGIDTVRHARGAALAAAYRDWPEPVRGIIASTDEEAILPVSIHDRPPGGGWSDGRVVVTGDAAHPMTLNLSQGAGQAIESGVVLADLLGRAEPDTVPEALRAFEEARRARAADMVTASWRIGTLGLAHNGPLCRVRDAFMYTFFDSVAKGQSYALMLDGRLQRGPLRTAGALGRGTG, encoded by the coding sequence ATGGCGACCATCCGCAAGGCCCTGGTGATCGGCGCCGGCATCGGCGGGCTCACCACCGCGGCAGGCCTCCTGCGGCAGGGCATCGACGTAGAGGTGTTCGAGGCCCGTCCCACCCCGGGACGGCTGCTGACCGGCGGCGGCTTCATGCTCTGGCACAACGCCGTCCTGTCCCTGCGCAGGCTCGGGCTCGACGAGGCCGTCGTGTCCGGCGCGGTCCGCATGCGCTTCCACGAGTTCCGTTCCGACTCCGGCCGCCGCCTGGCCCGCTGGCACCTGGACGGCCCGACCGAGCGGGCGGGTGCTCCCGCCCTGGCCCTGCGCCGCTCCGAGCTGCACACGGTGCTCACCGGGGCGGTGGGTGAGCACCGCATCCGGCTGGGCAGCCGGTTCACCGGCTACACCCAGGACGCCGACGGGGTCACCGCCCGTTTCGAGGACGGGTCCTCGGCCCGTGGCGACGTACTGATCGGCGCGGACGGACTGCGCTCCACGGTGCGCGCCGCGATGCGCGGCGGGTTCGAGCCGCCGCCGCGGTACGCGGGCTACACGGCCTGGCAGGCCATCACCCGGCTGCCGGGCGAGTCCGTGGTGCCCACGGGCACCTTCTTCAACCTGTGGGGCAAGGGCGGACTGCGCTTCCTGTACTGCCGGCTGAACGAGAACGAGGTCTACTGGGACGCCATCACCAGTGACCGGGCGGCCGCCGGGATCGACACGGTCCGCCACGCGCGGGGCGCGGCACTGGCGGCCGCGTACCGCGACTGGCCGGAGCCCGTCCGCGGGATCATCGCCTCGACCGACGAGGAGGCGATCCTGCCGGTGAGCATCCACGACCGTCCTCCGGGCGGCGGCTGGAGCGACGGCCGGGTCGTGGTCACGGGTGACGCCGCCCATCCGATGACGCTCAACCTCAGCCAGGGCGCGGGCCAGGCCATCGAGAGCGGCGTGGTGCTCGCCGACCTGCTGGGGCGGGCCGAGCCGGACACGGTACCGGAGGCCCTGCGGGCGTTCGAGGAGGCGCGCAGGGCGCGGGCCGCCGACATGGTGACGGCCTCGTGGCGCATCGGCACGCTCGGGCTGGCCCACAACGGGCCGCTGTGCCGGGTCCGGGACGCGTTCATGTACACGTTCTTCGACTCGGTCGCCAAGGGCCAGAGCTACGCGCTCATGCTGGACGGCCGGCTCCAGCGGGGCCCCCTGCGCACGGCCGGGGCGCTCGGCCGCGGGACGGGGTGA
- a CDS encoding anthrone oxygenase family protein, whose product MLAAALATAFVLCTGVLAGALIAVENAVVPMLSGLPRQTWSEVHRALDPGFDPLMPTVNKVALAAGLGLSFLAPGAAAKAVFALALAAVVGVALVSELRNVRMNRRIDAWAEAREIPGGWDLLRARWARANRLRTAFAVLAFGAALGGCWLAWA is encoded by the coding sequence GTGCTGGCCGCCGCCCTGGCCACCGCCTTCGTCCTGTGCACCGGGGTGCTGGCGGGTGCCCTGATCGCCGTGGAGAACGCCGTCGTTCCGATGCTGTCGGGTCTGCCGCGGCAGACCTGGTCGGAGGTCCACCGGGCCCTGGACCCCGGCTTCGACCCGCTGATGCCGACCGTCAACAAGGTGGCCCTGGCCGCCGGGCTCGGGCTGTCGTTCCTGGCCCCGGGAGCCGCCGCGAAGGCGGTGTTCGCCCTGGCCCTGGCCGCGGTGGTGGGCGTCGCCCTGGTGTCGGAACTGCGCAACGTCCGCATGAACCGGCGGATCGACGCCTGGGCCGAGGCCCGGGAGATCCCCGGGGGCTGGGACCTCCTGCGCGCCCGCTGGGCACGCGCCAACCGGCTGCGCACGGCCTTCGCCGTCCTGGCGTTCGGCGCGGCGCTCGGCGGCTGCTGGCTGGCGTGGGCCTGA
- a CDS encoding antibiotic biosynthesis monooxygenase, producing the protein MTVRVMVSARVEEKDQEAFEEAYRQVTSVVRGTPGHLRDELLRDAEQPGRYILLAEWESEEAFRTWEDAPSHREMAAPMFPYWSGGDIERRIFDLRARLDSVPSHT; encoded by the coding sequence GTGACCGTACGCGTCATGGTTTCCGCCCGTGTCGAGGAGAAGGACCAGGAGGCCTTCGAGGAGGCCTACCGCCAGGTCACCTCCGTGGTCCGGGGCACCCCCGGACACCTCCGTGACGAGCTGCTGCGCGATGCCGAGCAGCCCGGCCGCTACATCCTGCTCGCCGAGTGGGAGAGCGAGGAGGCGTTCCGCACCTGGGAGGACGCGCCCTCCCACCGCGAGATGGCGGCGCCCATGTTCCCCTACTGGAGCGGTGGCGACATCGAGCGGCGGATCTTCGATCTGCGCGCCCGGCTCGACAGCGTGCCGTCCCACACCTGA
- a CDS encoding antibiotic biosynthesis monooxygenase — MLRTVLEMTVREGCEEEFRAAWLETAQEAARLPGSVTQALLRDPRRPRTHLIMADWADRAALEAFQNSSERERLSARLEPFRENARKRVLEVVQHVPATTTPTATTAPPLKGDPS; from the coding sequence GTGCTGCGCACCGTGCTGGAAATGACCGTACGGGAGGGCTGCGAGGAGGAGTTCCGCGCGGCCTGGCTGGAGACGGCGCAGGAGGCCGCGCGGCTGCCGGGCTCCGTGACGCAGGCCCTCCTGCGGGACCCGCGCCGACCCCGTACGCACCTGATCATGGCCGACTGGGCCGACCGGGCCGCCCTGGAGGCCTTCCAGAACAGCTCCGAGAGGGAGCGGCTCAGCGCCCGGCTGGAGCCGTTCCGCGAGAACGCCCGCAAACGCGTGCTGGAAGTCGTCCAGCACGTTCCCGCCACCACAACCCCGACCGCAACCACCGCCCCGCCGTTGAAAGGTGATCCGTCGTGA
- a CDS encoding NAD(P)/FAD-dependent oxidoreductase, giving the protein MHGQHPGSRASLRSAAPPRRHDVIILGSGIAGSTLGAILAKQGVSVLLLDGGTHPRFAVGESTTLYTLKVFRLLARRYGVPELESLTSYEGIHDDIAPTSGTKRHFGFIRHEEGKEPDPAEFLQFSPPSKALQTGHLFRQDTDAYLFHAAVRYGCDVRQAFHVEDVELAGDHVAVIGKGGERHEGRYLVDASGFRSPLAGQLGLRKAPGALKHHSRSMFTHMLGVRPTDECLRVGPEDAPPIPWVEGTMHHLFDRGWFWSIPFNNAPGSKNPLVSVGLTLDERMYPKDEAVTPEEEFRSFAARFPAVERLFADARTVRPWVSAGRIQYASDKTVGHRWCLMSHAAGFIDPLYSRGLTNTGEVVNSLAWKLLDALAEDDFDEERFRYVDELQQGLIRYNDELVNCSFISFQDHSLWNAVYRIWCAAEVPINLRFDRFTERFAASGDDGVLRAMEQAAHPGLPVPGSEGYKALFDEMVRVCEAVDRGERTAADAGGELLGTVVKTPVVLDHLGLRDPGRRFVYPMPDDLRRMANWLRHEGPEELSYLVNGVDVHGAPLTGQTDDEMALPH; this is encoded by the coding sequence ATGCACGGACAACACCCCGGCAGCCGCGCAAGCCTGCGGTCGGCCGCACCGCCCCGCCGCCACGACGTGATCATCCTGGGTTCCGGCATCGCCGGGTCCACCCTGGGCGCCATCCTGGCGAAGCAAGGCGTCTCCGTCCTGCTCCTCGACGGCGGAACGCACCCCCGGTTCGCCGTCGGGGAGTCGACGACCCTGTACACCCTGAAGGTGTTCCGGCTGCTGGCCCGGCGCTACGGCGTCCCCGAACTGGAGTCGCTCACCTCGTACGAGGGCATCCACGACGACATCGCCCCGACCTCCGGGACCAAGCGCCACTTCGGCTTCATCCGGCACGAGGAGGGCAAGGAGCCCGACCCGGCCGAGTTCCTGCAGTTCAGCCCGCCCTCGAAGGCGCTGCAGACCGGGCACCTGTTCCGCCAGGACACCGACGCGTACCTCTTCCACGCGGCCGTCCGCTACGGCTGCGACGTCCGCCAGGCCTTCCACGTCGAGGACGTGGAACTGGCCGGGGACCACGTGGCCGTGATCGGGAAGGGCGGCGAGCGCCACGAGGGCCGCTACCTGGTGGATGCCAGCGGGTTCCGCTCCCCGCTCGCCGGGCAGCTCGGGCTGCGCAAGGCTCCCGGGGCGCTCAAGCACCACTCCCGGTCCATGTTCACCCACATGCTGGGGGTCCGGCCGACCGACGAGTGCCTGCGCGTGGGACCCGAGGACGCGCCGCCCATCCCCTGGGTGGAAGGGACCATGCACCACCTCTTCGATCGTGGGTGGTTCTGGTCCATCCCGTTCAACAACGCGCCGGGATCGAAGAACCCGCTGGTCAGCGTCGGCCTCACGCTGGACGAGCGGATGTACCCCAAGGACGAGGCGGTCACCCCGGAAGAGGAGTTCCGCAGCTTCGCGGCACGGTTCCCCGCGGTGGAGCGGCTGTTCGCGGACGCCAGGACCGTAAGGCCGTGGGTGTCGGCCGGCCGGATCCAGTACGCCTCAGACAAGACCGTGGGGCACCGCTGGTGCCTGATGTCGCACGCCGCCGGCTTCATCGACCCGCTGTACTCGCGCGGCCTCACCAACACCGGCGAGGTGGTCAACTCCCTCGCCTGGAAACTGCTCGACGCCCTGGCGGAGGACGACTTCGACGAGGAGCGGTTCCGGTACGTCGACGAGCTCCAGCAGGGACTGATCCGCTACAACGACGAGCTCGTCAACTGCTCGTTCATCTCCTTCCAGGACCACTCCCTGTGGAACGCCGTCTACCGGATCTGGTGCGCGGCCGAGGTGCCGATCAACCTGCGCTTCGACCGGTTCACCGAGCGGTTCGCGGCCTCCGGCGACGACGGGGTGCTCCGCGCGATGGAGCAGGCCGCCCACCCGGGACTTCCCGTACCCGGATCCGAGGGCTACAAGGCGCTGTTCGACGAGATGGTGCGGGTCTGCGAGGCGGTCGACCGCGGGGAGCGCACCGCGGCCGACGCGGGCGGGGAGCTGCTGGGCACGGTGGTGAAGACCCCCGTGGTGCTGGACCACCTCGGGCTGCGCGACCCGGGCCGGCGGTTCGTCTACCCCATGCCGGACGACCTGAGACGGATGGCGAACTGGCTGCGCCACGAGGGCCCGGAGGAGCTGAGCTACCTCGTCAACGGCGTGGACGTGCACGGCGCGCCCCTCACGGGGCAGACCGACGACGAGATGGCCCTGCCGCACTGA